One Lepus europaeus isolate LE1 chromosome 7, mLepTim1.pri, whole genome shotgun sequence DNA segment encodes these proteins:
- the LOC133763614 gene encoding olfactory receptor 10W1 produces MSWENCSVLREFVFLAYPSCPELRILSFFGISLVYVFIITGNALIVVSIQTEACLHMPMYYFLGSLSGIEICYTAVVVPHILASTLQTEQTITLLGCATQMVFFIGLGSADCLLLAVMAYDRYMAICHPLQYPLIMTFTLCVRLVVASVVIGFCLSLQLVAFIFSFPFCRAQGIEHFFCDVPPVMRLVCASSRIHEQSVLVAATFAIAVPFFLIAASYAFIGAAVLNTQSAAGRGRALSTCSSHLTVVLLQYGCCAFMYLRPISSYHPKQDQLISFVYTLGTPLLNPLIYTLRNSDMKGAIKRVLTRNFLSS; encoded by the coding sequence ATGAGCTGGGAAAACTGCTCAGTGTTGAGGGAATTTGTGTTCCTGGCCTATCCCTCCTGCCCAGAACTGCGTATTCTATCCTTCTTTGGAATCAGCCTGGTTTATGTGTTTATCATCACTGGGAATGCACTCATCGTGGTGTCTATCCAGACGGAAGCCTGCCTACACATGCCCATGTACTATTTCCTGGGCAGCCTCTCAGGGATAGAAATATGCTACACTGCTGTGGTGGTGCCCCACATTCTGGCCAGCACTCTTCAGACAGAGCAGACCATCACTCTGCTGGGTTGTGCGACTCAGATGGTCTTTTTCATCGGTTTGGGCAGCGCTGATTGCCTCCTGTTGGCGGTGATGGCCTATGACCGGTACATGGCCATTTGCCACCCTTTGCAGTACCCGCTCATCATGACCTTCACGCTTTGTGTCCGCTTGGTTGTGGCTTCTGTGGTCattggcttctgcctgtccttACAGCTGGTGGCCTTCATCTTCTCTTTCCCATTCTGCCGGGCTCAAGGCATCGAGCACTTCTTTTGTGATGTGCCACCAGTGATGCGTCTGGTTTGCGCCAGCAGCCGGATCCATGAGCAATCGGTACTGGTGGCAGCCACGTTCGCCATCGCTGTGCCTTTCTTCCTCATTGCTGCCTCTTACGCCTTCATCGGGGCTGCGGTGCTCAACACCCAGTCCGCTGCTGGCCGTGGTCGGGCCCTCTCCACCTGCTCTTCCCACCTCACTGTGGTGCTGCTGCAATACGGCTGTTGTGCCTTCATGTACCTGCGTCCCATCTCCAGCTACCATCCCAAGCAAGATCAGCTCATCTCATTTGTATACACGCTGGGAACCCCACTGCTCAACCCTCTCATCTATACGCTGAGAAATAGTGACATGAAGGGGGCCATAAAGAGAGTTCTTACCAGGAACTTCCTGAGCAGCTAA